In Paenibacillus sp. FSL M7-0420, a single genomic region encodes these proteins:
- a CDS encoding ABC transporter permease: protein MKIRDISRMAWEQVKRRKVVTGLCMTGISIGCAAIIVALSVGQSAQVYVTDQVNANFKMDEITVSPGGGLPTNGKSGGGGGGSGEVNENLDPGKLTDQKLKIIQGLNHVKAASPFHQAGYLQMVTIDNKISDVQVVVADLQKLTAYDHKFKQGGANGQLGSIVLNHGATLGLIDLETRQKLFDQMSADPFNQELYQQYDKMATVPTELYRKQVQIQAQDYSSTSPVFKLSSPLQISGILALPKGMDELRSSYEKIMYVSPETAQQLSKELAFDNSTTSVLTLPPEGSYNSITVKVDDVANIKPVEQMIQKLSLNAQDNLFQQEMLKEQFDMIKMAALGIGVFILIIASISIIVAMTMSTHQRRRQIGIMKVLGANMGQIRNMFITEAALLGLLGGMLGVAFSYLIVMGLNKLVGSAGDGMNFFIPAMNLPVGISFAIMTGVLSGIYPAISASRTDALTAIKRD, encoded by the coding sequence GTGAAGATCAGAGACATTTCACGGATGGCCTGGGAACAGGTCAAACGGCGCAAGGTGGTTACAGGTCTATGTATGACCGGGATATCCATCGGCTGCGCAGCAATTATCGTGGCTTTGAGCGTAGGCCAATCTGCACAGGTCTATGTAACGGACCAAGTTAATGCCAACTTCAAAATGGATGAGATTACAGTCTCGCCCGGCGGAGGACTTCCAACGAACGGGAAGAGCGGAGGCGGGGGCGGCGGATCGGGTGAGGTGAATGAGAACCTCGACCCCGGCAAGCTGACCGATCAGAAGCTGAAGATCATCCAGGGGCTGAATCATGTGAAGGCGGCTTCGCCTTTTCATCAAGCAGGATATCTGCAGATGGTAACCATAGACAACAAGATCTCCGATGTTCAGGTCGTTGTCGCCGATTTACAGAAGCTGACGGCGTACGACCACAAGTTCAAGCAGGGAGGGGCGAATGGCCAGCTCGGATCCATTGTGCTCAATCACGGGGCTACACTGGGCCTGATTGACCTGGAGACCCGGCAGAAGCTGTTCGATCAGATGAGTGCGGATCCGTTCAACCAGGAGCTGTACCAGCAATATGACAAAATGGCCACTGTGCCTACTGAATTGTACCGCAAGCAGGTTCAGATTCAGGCGCAGGACTACAGCTCTACATCCCCGGTGTTCAAGCTTAGCTCACCCCTGCAGATCTCCGGAATTCTGGCGCTTCCCAAGGGGATGGATGAACTGCGGTCATCCTATGAGAAGATTATGTATGTGTCTCCCGAGACCGCACAGCAGCTCTCCAAGGAGCTTGCGTTCGATAATTCCACCACCAGTGTGCTAACTCTCCCGCCGGAGGGCAGCTACAACTCGATTACGGTCAAGGTGGACGATGTGGCGAACATCAAGCCGGTGGAGCAGATGATTCAGAAGCTGTCCCTGAACGCTCAAGACAATCTGTTCCAGCAGGAGATGCTGAAGGAGCAATTTGATATGATCAAAATGGCGGCTCTCGGCATCGGGGTATTCATCCTGATCATCGCTTCCATCTCCATCATAGTGGCCATGACCATGTCCACCCATCAGCGGCGTCGCCAGATCGGGATTATGAAGGTCCTGGGGGCTAACATGGGGCAGATCCGTAACATGTTCATTACCGAAGCTGCGCTTCTGGGGCTGCTCGGGGGCATGCTGGGTGTTGCATTCTCCTATCTCATTGTGATGGGGCTCAACAAGCTGGTAGGCAGTGCAGGGGACGGGATGAATTTCTTCATTCCGGCGATGAATCTGCCGGTCGGCATCTCCTTTGCCATTATGACGGGTGTACTGTCGGGGATCTATCCGGCGATCAGTGCCTCCAGAACCGATGCATTAACCGCTATTAAACGAGACTAA
- a CDS encoding efflux RND transporter periplasmic adaptor subunit encodes MKRTLKKSLKWIIILGIIGTAGYFGYTKFFKADETADLPPEPMQVISFPVTEETLTSSVQIKGRSQYQKETLVYAPFASKVTSWKVENGAQVKKGQVLFTLDQSTLRNEIATAEAAARKAKLEGELNAFVAQQEDDSSAPAGTEAERLKALAALETARLSDELNQVNAEIQAKELTEKKAKLGTAVYHAPENGIFLFDSSTERPQTVTDNQYIGKIVDTNKVEFIAQVGEQDIFRIKKGMKVKVKMTAVKDLVLDGEVTGVAKFATTTTGQNTAGQLPQFEVVISMQPDEHLMGGLSLSGDVETSRKEKAVVVSNIAVIREGDLAFVMVDKGNGQYERKEIKTGMETTDKTEVLSGLKAGDTVVLQ; translated from the coding sequence ATGAAGAGGACTCTAAAGAAGAGCCTGAAATGGATCATAATCTTAGGTATCATCGGAACTGCCGGTTATTTCGGATATACCAAATTCTTCAAGGCTGATGAGACCGCTGATCTGCCGCCTGAACCGATGCAGGTGATCAGCTTCCCGGTAACGGAAGAGACGTTAACCAGCTCCGTACAGATCAAAGGCAGATCGCAATACCAGAAGGAGACGCTGGTCTATGCCCCCTTTGCCTCCAAGGTTACGTCCTGGAAGGTGGAGAACGGGGCCCAGGTGAAGAAGGGCCAGGTGCTCTTCACTCTGGATCAGAGCACACTCCGAAATGAGATTGCCACGGCGGAGGCAGCCGCCCGCAAGGCGAAGCTGGAGGGGGAGCTGAATGCTTTTGTCGCGCAGCAGGAGGATGATTCCTCGGCCCCGGCGGGTACGGAAGCGGAACGGCTGAAGGCCCTGGCTGCCCTGGAGACCGCTCGTCTGAGCGATGAGCTGAACCAGGTGAACGCCGAGATTCAAGCCAAAGAGCTTACGGAGAAGAAGGCGAAGCTGGGCACTGCGGTATACCATGCTCCGGAGAACGGCATCTTCCTCTTCGACAGCAGTACGGAACGGCCGCAGACCGTCACCGACAATCAGTACATCGGCAAGATTGTGGACACGAACAAAGTAGAGTTCATAGCACAGGTCGGGGAGCAGGATATCTTCCGCATCAAAAAGGGCATGAAGGTGAAGGTGAAGATGACCGCCGTAAAAGATCTGGTCCTGGACGGGGAGGTAACCGGAGTGGCCAAATTCGCCACAACGACCACCGGACAGAACACAGCCGGCCAGCTTCCGCAATTCGAGGTGGTGATCTCCATGCAGCCGGACGAGCATTTGATGGGCGGCCTTAGCCTGAGCGGAGACGTCGAGACCTCGCGCAAAGAGAAGGCTGTTGTCGTATCCAATATCGCAGTTATCCGTGAAGGGGATCTGGCCTTCGTGATGGTGGACAAAGGAAACGGCCAATACGAACGCAAAGAGATCAAGACCGGAATGGAGACGACCGATAAAACAGAGGTGCTCTCGGGACTTAAGGCAGGAGACACCGTAGTTCTGCAATAG
- the nagZ gene encoding beta-N-acetylhexosaminidase: MKWFSRQKINNTPPRRALLLLAASACLLLASGCEGNGNAAQQASEGSPPAAVSASPAAAQTPVPVATEAPVTPSSEASATPDPVSRKLAGMTLEEKIGQMLLVGIQGKAAGAEARKMIAEDKVGGIILYSNNVGSLKELVQLTNALKQSNAGNPAPLFMSVDQEGGKVSRLPDDYATFPSNAAVGSGDDAAAAGTMGELLARAVKSSGFNMDFAPVLDINSNPDNPVIGNRSFGSSAELVTRLGIAEMQGLEREGVIPVVKHYPGHGDTSVDSHLELPVINKTEAQLAELEWLPFQAAIREKADAVMVAHILYPKLDPDKPASLSHVIIGQQLRGLMGYEGVVITDDMTMGAIIKNYSLPAAAVESVLAGSDILLVAHEYKNEQAVRAALLDSVKNGSISEARIDESVYRILALKAKYQLTDEAVPLPDLTGLNSDIQTWRKPFMQKK, encoded by the coding sequence ATGAAATGGTTCAGCCGTCAAAAAATAAACAATACTCCACCCCGCCGCGCTCTCCTCCTGCTTGCCGCCTCCGCCTGCCTGCTGCTGGCAAGCGGCTGTGAGGGGAATGGGAATGCCGCACAACAGGCAAGCGAAGGCTCTCCTCCGGCAGCGGTGTCAGCCTCTCCGGCTGCCGCACAGACGCCAGTGCCTGTGGCAACCGAAGCCCCAGTGACACCGTCATCAGAGGCTTCAGCCACTCCTGACCCGGTCTCCCGGAAGCTCGCCGGAATGACTCTGGAGGAGAAGATCGGGCAGATGCTGCTGGTCGGCATCCAAGGCAAGGCGGCAGGTGCTGAAGCACGCAAGATGATTGCCGAAGATAAGGTCGGCGGAATCATTCTGTATTCTAATAATGTCGGCAGCCTTAAGGAGCTGGTGCAGCTGACCAACGCCCTGAAGCAGAGCAATGCAGGGAATCCCGCACCGCTGTTCATGAGTGTCGATCAGGAAGGCGGCAAGGTTAGCCGTCTGCCTGATGACTACGCCACCTTCCCATCGAATGCTGCTGTCGGCAGCGGAGATGATGCCGCTGCTGCCGGAACAATGGGCGAACTGCTTGCCCGGGCGGTGAAATCCTCCGGCTTCAATATGGACTTCGCGCCGGTGCTGGACATCAACAGCAACCCGGATAATCCGGTGATTGGTAACCGTTCCTTCGGCAGCAGCGCAGAGCTGGTCACCCGGCTCGGTATTGCCGAGATGCAGGGGCTCGAGCGTGAAGGCGTCATTCCCGTGGTCAAGCATTATCCGGGCCATGGCGATACCTCAGTAGACTCACATCTGGAGCTGCCGGTCATCAACAAGACAGAGGCCCAACTGGCAGAACTGGAATGGCTCCCATTCCAGGCAGCGATCCGGGAGAAGGCCGATGCTGTAATGGTGGCCCATATTCTATATCCGAAGCTCGACCCGGACAAGCCCGCCTCCCTGTCCCATGTGATTATCGGCCAGCAGCTCCGCGGATTGATGGGATACGAAGGGGTAGTCATTACGGATGACATGACCATGGGCGCAATCATTAAGAATTATAGCCTTCCAGCTGCGGCAGTAGAATCCGTCTTGGCCGGGAGCGATATCCTGCTGGTCGCCCATGAATACAAGAACGAACAAGCCGTACGCGCCGCATTGCTGGACAGCGTCAAGAACGGCAGCATCTCCGAAGCACGGATTGACGAGAGTGTCTACCGTATTCTGGCATTGAAAGCCAAGTATCAATTAACGGACGAAGCAGTGCCCTTGCCTGATCTTACTGGCCTGAACAGCGACATCCAGACTTGGCGTAAACCGTTTATGCAGAAGAAATAA
- a CDS encoding ferritin, which yields MKEQLMNTLNEQMNFEFYSAHVYLAMAAYCSGESLDGFANFFLVQAEEERFHAMKIYKFLNDRDYRATLAAMPEPNNEYSSMLDAFEHAFAHEQQNTKKFYHLADLALDEREHATIYFLKWFIDEQVEEEALFSNIIAKLKRIETDSNAFYMLDAEFAGRSFTPPAE from the coding sequence ATGAAAGAGCAATTAATGAACACGCTTAATGAACAAATGAATTTCGAATTCTATTCTGCTCATGTCTATCTTGCGATGGCTGCGTATTGTTCCGGTGAGAGCCTGGACGGATTCGCCAACTTCTTTCTGGTGCAGGCTGAAGAAGAACGGTTCCATGCCATGAAGATCTACAAATTCCTGAATGACCGGGACTACCGGGCCACCCTTGCGGCGATGCCTGAACCGAACAATGAGTATAGCTCCATGCTGGATGCGTTCGAGCATGCCTTCGCCCATGAGCAGCAGAATACGAAGAAATTCTATCATCTGGCGGATTTGGCCCTGGATGAACGGGAGCACGCGACCATCTATTTCCTGAAATGGTTCATTGACGAGCAGGTGGAAGAAGAGGCACTCTTCAGCAACATTATCGCCAAGCTCAAACGGATCGAAACCGACAGCAATGCCTTCTATATGCTGGATGCAGAATTTGCAGGACGTTCATTTACACCGCCAGCGGAGTAG